Part of the Bryobacteraceae bacterium genome is shown below.
GGAATCCGCGCCGTGAACGTGGCGCCGCGGCCCAGTTCGCTCTCCACGGTCAGCGTGCCTCCCATCAGCACGCAGAGCCCTCGGCTTACGGCAAGGCCGAGACCAGTGCCGGAATAGCGGCGTGATCGTGACGTATCCACCTGGGAGAAAGCTTCGAAGATCCGCTCGTGGTCTTCGGGATGGACCCCGATGCCGGAGTCGCTCACGGTCCATTCCACCCACTCCGCGCCGCCGGCGCGTTCGCGGCTCACCGAGAGAGCGATCTGGCCCTCGTGGGTGAATTTGCAGGCGTTGCTCAGCAGGTTGGTCAGCACCTGGTGTATCCGAACGCGGTCCGCGGTGACGCGGCCGACGGTGGCGTCGCAGACCGATACCAGCCGGTTGCCCGATTCCTCCGCCGCGAATCGCAGTTCGTCTTCCAACTCCCTCAGCAGCATCTCCGGGCGGAACGTGGAGATCACCATAGGCATCCGGCCGGACCCGACTCGCGTGAAGTCGAGCACGTCGTTCACGAGCGCCAGCAGCCGCCGGCCTGAGCCGCGAATCTTGGCGGCGTCGGCGGCCATGTCGCCGAGCTCCCGGTCCAGCGAGGACTCCTCCATCAGTTCCGCGTAGCCGATAATCGCGGCGAGCGGCGTCCGCAGTTCGTGGCTTACCGCCGCCAGAAACGCCGCCTTGCTGTCTTCGGCCCGGCGCGCGGTCTCGAGGGCGTCGGCCAGCCGCTCGCGTTGCGCCATCAACTCGCGATTCGACCGCTCGAGTTGACGGCGCGCCATCTCGAGCGCCTCCAGCCGCTCAACCGCGTGGGCGTTCGACACGGCTACCGTTTCCGCCTGCCGCCGAAGGCTCT
Proteins encoded:
- a CDS encoding HAMP domain-containing sensor histidine kinase, which translates into the protein MQSATGAKQPESSAAHTDLDRLRLENESLRRQAETVAVSNAHAVERLEALEMARRQLERSNRELMAQRERLADALETARRAEDSKAAFLAAVSHELRTPLAAIIGYAELMEESSLDRELGDMAADAAKIRGSGRRLLALVNDVLDFTRVGSGRMPMVISTFRPEMLLRELEDELRFAAEESGNRLVSVCDATVGRVTADRVRIHQVLTNLLSNACKFTHEGQIALSVSRERAGGAEWVEWTVSDSGIGVHPEDHERIFEAFSQVDTSRSRRYSGTGLGLAVSRGLCVLMGGTLTVESELGRGATFTARIPDPVAG